A stretch of Acidimicrobiales bacterium DNA encodes these proteins:
- the valS gene encoding valine--tRNA ligase, which translates to MSTSRIPDKPDLAGLEDKWDAVWDETGIYHFDENTTRDEVFSIDTPPPTVSGSLHVGHVFSYTHTDTVARYQRMAGKNVFYPMGWDDNGLPTERRVQNYYGVRCDPSLPYDPGFTAPDDAGDPKAVGKRPTISVSRPNFIELCTELAEEDEKAFEALFRKLGLSVDWTRTYETINDHSRRISQLGFLRNLEDGQAYQVEAPSLWDVTFQTAVAQAELEDKETPGAYHKLRFAGVGDTPDIWIDTTRPELVPSCVALVAHPDDERYQPHFGGTVRSPLFAVEVPVHAHELADPEKGTGIAMICTFGDTTDVTWWRELDLPVRTVIQRDGKFAEETPEWIADGAPAEAYQRLAGLRAKNAQAEIATMLAESGDMEGEPRPITHPVKYFEKGDKPLEIVSSRQWYIRNGGRDEHLQDALVARGDEINWVPGYMQTRFASWIEGLNGDWLISRQRFFGVPIPLWYPLDQNGEPEYAEPLKPSVEDLPIDPSTDVPPGYTDDQRGQPMGFIGEPDIMDTWATSSLTPQIACGWETDPALFAATYPMDVRPQAHDIIRTWLFSTVVRAHFEDDTAPWKNATLSGWILDPDRKKMSKSKGNVVVPTDLLEQYGSDAVRYWASSGRPGTDTAFDEGQMKIGRRLSIKLLNASKFVLGFGEGSDVDPAAITEPLDRSMLDKLADLVDAATTAFDAFDYARALERTEEFFWWFTDNHVELVKARAYGEYGDERAASAQHALRMALSTVQRLFAPFLPFVTEEVWSWWQDGSIHTADWPGADGLRAAAAGVGPGPSDIASEALSVVRREKSEAKRKLRTPVVSATFATTQAQLDVLDQVIDDVKAAGMIRSVTTGTVTDRSEIEVTAELEPEAS; encoded by the coding sequence ATGAGCACGTCCCGCATCCCCGACAAGCCCGACCTCGCCGGCCTCGAGGACAAGTGGGACGCGGTATGGGACGAGACCGGGATCTACCACTTCGACGAGAACACCACGCGTGACGAGGTCTTCTCGATCGACACCCCGCCGCCCACGGTCTCCGGCTCACTCCACGTCGGTCACGTCTTCAGCTACACCCACACCGACACCGTCGCCCGCTACCAGCGCATGGCCGGCAAGAACGTCTTCTACCCGATGGGCTGGGACGACAACGGCCTGCCCACCGAGCGCCGCGTCCAGAACTACTACGGCGTTCGCTGCGACCCGTCACTCCCCTACGACCCCGGCTTCACCGCGCCCGACGACGCCGGCGACCCGAAGGCGGTCGGCAAGCGCCCGACCATCTCCGTCAGCCGGCCGAACTTCATCGAGCTGTGCACGGAGCTCGCAGAGGAGGACGAGAAGGCGTTCGAGGCGCTGTTTCGCAAGCTCGGCCTCTCGGTCGACTGGACCCGCACCTACGAGACGATCAACGACCACTCGCGTCGCATCAGCCAGCTCGGGTTCCTGCGCAACCTCGAGGACGGGCAGGCCTATCAGGTCGAGGCGCCGAGTCTGTGGGACGTCACCTTCCAGACCGCCGTCGCCCAGGCCGAGCTGGAGGACAAGGAGACGCCGGGCGCCTATCACAAGCTCCGCTTCGCCGGCGTCGGCGACACGCCCGACATCTGGATCGACACGACGCGGCCGGAGCTGGTTCCATCGTGCGTCGCCCTCGTCGCCCATCCCGACGATGAGCGCTATCAGCCCCACTTCGGTGGCACCGTCCGTTCGCCCCTGTTCGCCGTCGAGGTGCCCGTCCACGCCCACGAACTCGCCGACCCCGAGAAGGGCACCGGCATCGCCATGATCTGCACGTTCGGCGACACGACCGACGTCACCTGGTGGCGCGAGCTCGACCTCCCCGTCCGCACCGTCATCCAGCGCGACGGCAAGTTCGCCGAGGAGACGCCCGAGTGGATCGCCGACGGCGCGCCCGCCGAGGCATACCAGCGACTCGCCGGTCTGCGGGCGAAGAACGCCCAGGCCGAGATCGCCACGATGCTCGCCGAGTCCGGCGACATGGAGGGCGAGCCCCGGCCGATCACCCACCCGGTCAAGTACTTCGAGAAGGGCGACAAGCCGCTCGAGATCGTCAGCTCGCGCCAGTGGTACATCCGCAACGGCGGCCGCGACGAGCACCTGCAGGACGCGCTCGTCGCCCGCGGCGACGAGATCAACTGGGTTCCCGGCTACATGCAGACCCGCTTCGCCAGCTGGATCGAAGGACTCAACGGCGACTGGCTGATCAGCCGCCAGCGCTTCTTCGGCGTGCCGATCCCGCTGTGGTACCCGCTCGACCAGAACGGCGAGCCGGAATACGCCGAACCGCTGAAGCCGTCCGTCGAGGATCTGCCGATCGACCCGTCGACCGACGTCCCCCCGGGCTACACAGACGACCAGCGCGGTCAGCCGATGGGCTTCATCGGCGAGCCCGACATCATGGACACGTGGGCGACGTCCTCGCTCACCCCCCAGATCGCGTGCGGTTGGGAGACCGACCCGGCCCTGTTCGCCGCGACCTACCCGATGGACGTGCGTCCCCAGGCGCACGACATCATCCGCACCTGGCTCTTCTCCACCGTCGTCCGCGCCCACTTCGAGGACGACACCGCCCCGTGGAAGAACGCGACCCTGTCCGGCTGGATCCTGGATCCCGACCGCAAGAAGATGTCGAAGTCGAAGGGCAACGTGGTCGTTCCGACCGACCTCCTCGAGCAGTACGGCTCCGATGCCGTGCGCTACTGGGCATCGTCCGGCCGTCCCGGCACCGACACCGCGTTCGACGAGGGGCAGATGAAGATCGGGCGCCGGCTCTCTATCAAGCTGCTGAACGCGTCGAAGTTCGTCCTCGGCTTCGGCGAGGGTTCCGACGTCGATCCCGCAGCGATCACCGAGCCGCTCGACCGCTCGATGCTCGACAAGCTGGCCGATCTCGTCGACGCCGCCACCACCGCGTTCGACGCGTTCGACTATGCCCGGGCGCTGGAGCGCACCGAAGAGTTCTTCTGGTGGTTCACGGACAACCATGTCGAGCTCGTCAAGGCGCGCGCCTACGGCGAGTACGGCGACGAGCGCGCCGCCTCGGCCCAGCACGCGCTACGGATGGCGCTGTCCACGGTGCAGCGGCTGTTCGCCCCGTTCCTGCCCTTCGTCACCGAAGAGGTCTGGAGCTGGTGGCAGGACGGCTCAATCCACACGGCCGACTGGCCGGGGGCCGACGGCCTGCGGGCCGCGGCGGCCGGCGTAGGTCCGGGTCCGAGCGACATCGCCAGCGAAGCGCTGTCCGTCGTCCGTCGCGAGAAGTCGGAAGCGAAGCGCAAGCTCCGCACACCGGTCGTCTCTGCGACGTTCGCGACCACGCAGGCGCAGCTCGACGTGCTCGACCAGGTGATCGACGACGTCAAGGCCGCGGGGATGATCCGGTCCGTCACCACCGGCACCGTCACCGATCGATCCGAGATCGAGGTCACGGCCGAACTCGAGCCCGAGGCGAGCTGA
- a CDS encoding AzlC family ABC transporter permease — protein sequence MDTAATPDRRAAMAAGVRRIFPLSLIAGPFGLAYGATATANEIGDVDGILASFVILAGAAQIALVDLNGDGAAWYIAVSTAIVINLRFVLYSASLAPSFREFEPRWRFGLTYLLTDQTSVLAIQEFEAHRDPAYRRWFVLGAGVWFTIPWFIGTTVGVLAGGDIPDWVQIGFVVPLMFMALLVPALTSRPKLAAAIVGATVAAAAQPLPDGVNIMLGAAAGIGVGTVLAERADG from the coding sequence ATGGACACCGCAGCCACCCCCGACCGCCGGGCCGCGATGGCAGCCGGGGTACGCCGGATCTTCCCACTGTCGCTGATCGCGGGGCCCTTCGGCCTCGCCTACGGCGCCACGGCGACCGCCAACGAGATCGGCGATGTGGACGGCATCCTCGCCTCCTTCGTGATCCTCGCCGGCGCAGCCCAGATCGCCCTCGTCGACCTCAACGGCGACGGCGCGGCGTGGTACATCGCGGTCAGCACGGCGATCGTCATCAACCTCCGGTTCGTCCTCTACTCGGCGTCGCTCGCCCCGTCGTTTCGCGAGTTCGAACCCCGCTGGCGATTCGGGCTGACGTATCTGCTCACCGACCAGACGTCCGTGCTCGCCATCCAGGAGTTCGAAGCACACCGCGATCCCGCCTACCGACGCTGGTTCGTGCTCGGCGCCGGGGTGTGGTTCACGATCCCGTGGTTCATCGGCACCACGGTCGGCGTGCTCGCGGGAGGTGACATCCCGGACTGGGTGCAGATCGGCTTCGTCGTACCGCTCATGTTCATGGCGCTGTTGGTGCCGGCACTCACGTCCCGACCGAAGCTCGCGGCCGCGATCGTCGGCGCGACCGTTGCGGCCGCCGCCCAACCCCTCCCCGACGGCGTGAACATCATGCTCGGCGCGGCCGCCGGCATCGGCGTGGGCACGGTGCTCGCGGAACGGGCCGACGGATGA
- a CDS encoding adenylate/guanylate cyclase domain-containing protein, whose product MTCGSCGEKNRDGARFCAECGTVLEHACMTCDAALTPTAKFCDQCGTPVGFTPDDPESSDDGAVRKTVTVMFADLVGSTAFGEAVDAEAARREMGAYHQLAQRVIDRHQGTLVKFIGDGVMAVFGIPEIAEDDADRAIRAGLDLQGEFRTIAAGILERHGATVGLRVGINTGEIVIAEHDDDMVGDAINTAARIEAECTPGRVLVGEQTWRLTRSTVDYEVLGEVHVKGKQEGVATFQVLAATDEEIATPFVGRDNELLRLRAALDDTIDDRTVRLVSVIGAPGVGKTRLAAEMSDRAGEGVTAFDLRVDRAATATFGPIADLLAAAPDAARRAVDAPDAERLLPLLDTFTGSAPARSTEESFWAARRLVELIAADGPTVIVVDDVQWAQPLFLDLLDHLVEWVAGPALIVALARPEIREIRPTLAERGRRVADVISLEGLDAATTEMLAARLLGADELPDGLAVRLPESTEGNPLFVRELVRMLVDDGTIEERNGRWALSIDADAVEVPPTIQSLLASRVERMDDEARRVVEMAAVVGSEFARGAVAALLPDMAHTSLDRILEGLRRREIIDPTGTYWGDEPVLRFHHVLIRDAAYRRLLKERRADLHLKVADWTETMATATGADHDLAIAFHLEQAHRYLGELGPFDDAGLAAGARAADLLAAAAKGALQQDDLAAASSLAVRALALIDAEDPHRAEVLVIGCEAFFQAARVNDAEPLLGELTELAGDDRRLDAWATAFRGNRVALTEPDGLVEAEPEVAAAAETLSDLGDDAGVAKARLVRAMILARLGRVGDCETELDAALHAARAADDRRRITAVLGAAPVAALWGPSPVARAGGRCLDIIRLLRITSASPMVEATSIRCQAVLEAMRGRFDEARELAWRSAEIVDELGLRHGVLETEMYRGYIELLADDPAAAEPHLRRAFDGLGQLGVGADAGQAAAHLARALLAQGRLDEAAEVAEQSAALAGQNLQTAIASRSVRAELASRRTDHRTAHRLAEEAVAIAERTDLTMDHARAEVAQATVLRRAGDEAGADAAQSRASELHAAKGAEFGAQLTPSVGDRVTGSQPTANAASELQLEFWAAVRAGDADRAAALVADDWWSVDTRPGHYLDMTKAQLMELFDQIRGIGAGVALTPISVRGDRLVLSRCQSNEDGATHDYLELVELADDGRAARAAFYDHDDLRTALDELTQRYRDGEGAEFAEMVDLGWRLGKASEAPAEDQPALLADVCHDDIVVIDHQPVVGLPDSDLSTLTEQGMLDAGMILVSEYLRIGPGAIVVGLHKHLDGDLVRDQYLLVVMRDGKAARMEWFAAVQREQAAARFDELTSDTTAGDGPRDNGASLLLRRFYDLATKPDQHEAALELVADDWEGDDRRPLVGTSVTKADLAEFHLLGRPPATAPDIEVIDTAGDELAMCSVRTRTDGSDLAMPALFVIETDGERFRSSAVFDIDDRDRAAREFERRRFRREEGAAYVETLDLSWSYRNLFYDLEAFRDLLTDDFELVDHRAVSFGRLNADEYVDVLANAREVAEGRRFDPGPYIAVDHGVILSDTLLSNAEASWPVLMITVYRGDLMERQELFDPADRDRALARFEELRPSRSAVPGELHNRATATMRAFYTAMYDDRDLERARALLHDDLIGVDNRPLVGTDITADQVPDNFRELLSHDHLDWTLDTLAVAGESLALSRLEVTRPGSSFTSSYLMVNEVDADGLAVAAWSCEPDDIEAAHAELDRRYRAGEGAEFAPTTGHPPLGELRNPATDNLRAFYAAMFNDRDFDTAMAFMADDFVGEDRRELVGSTVAKPDVFENYRELLEHDGRIDWTVDVLAVAGERVALTHVTTVRSGSSFETEFLLVAEADEAGLATAVVAFGTDDLEAAVDEMTERYIAGEGAPYEEIARVSKALGDARARNDAEASRQLTTDDFVVVDHRAAAFGELDLEGYLTLLRADVEATGDRPMVTRQILAADESMLLCETVSVTDAAEWPMISLLVMRDGRVCRVEVWHPGDHATALARFEELTAESRESRNLVIEMFAQQEEIGPGDFDPREAFSDAVIVDHRSGVIPLGSIEDLAGSVAAFDEQGMGFSTRAIAWRGEFLGLFRMTRSTPSGLRAVMYNLIQVDADRRPTRLETFGEDQLDQSLRRLDELWWDSDEPEFRPFAELLRLFGDRIFAADWAGVRELLDPEFRHVLHKKLEVGPFDLEGFVENGRIWKDMAGSIQPVIQEVVRHTDSVALLRQDLHGLDEAGLESQWSGLVIGVGAGDKITRWEEFEPDAVDAALARFDELARGETEV is encoded by the coding sequence ATGACCTGCGGGTCCTGTGGGGAGAAGAACCGGGACGGCGCCCGATTCTGCGCGGAATGCGGCACCGTGCTCGAGCACGCCTGTATGACCTGTGACGCCGCGCTGACACCGACGGCGAAATTCTGCGACCAGTGCGGCACGCCGGTGGGGTTCACCCCGGACGATCCCGAATCGAGCGACGACGGGGCCGTCCGTAAGACCGTCACCGTCATGTTCGCCGACCTGGTCGGCTCCACCGCGTTCGGCGAGGCCGTCGATGCGGAGGCGGCGCGGCGGGAGATGGGCGCCTACCACCAGCTGGCCCAGCGGGTGATCGACCGCCACCAGGGGACGCTCGTCAAGTTCATCGGCGACGGCGTCATGGCCGTGTTCGGCATCCCGGAGATCGCGGAGGACGACGCCGACCGCGCCATCCGCGCCGGGCTCGACCTCCAGGGCGAGTTCCGCACCATCGCCGCCGGGATCCTCGAACGCCACGGCGCCACCGTCGGCCTGCGGGTCGGCATCAACACGGGCGAGATCGTGATCGCCGAGCACGACGACGACATGGTCGGCGACGCGATCAACACCGCCGCCCGCATCGAAGCCGAGTGCACGCCCGGCCGCGTGCTCGTCGGTGAACAGACCTGGCGGCTAACGCGTTCGACCGTCGACTACGAGGTGCTCGGCGAGGTCCACGTGAAGGGCAAGCAGGAGGGCGTCGCAACCTTCCAGGTGCTCGCTGCGACCGACGAGGAGATCGCAACCCCGTTCGTGGGCCGCGACAACGAACTGCTCCGGCTCCGCGCCGCCCTCGACGACACGATCGACGATCGCACCGTTCGCTTGGTGTCCGTCATCGGCGCCCCCGGCGTGGGCAAGACCCGCCTCGCCGCCGAGATGAGCGACCGGGCGGGCGAAGGCGTGACGGCATTCGACCTGCGCGTGGACCGCGCCGCCACCGCCACGTTCGGACCGATCGCCGACCTGCTCGCGGCAGCCCCCGACGCGGCCCGACGCGCCGTAGACGCGCCCGATGCCGAGCGGCTGCTCCCCCTCCTCGACACGTTCACCGGATCGGCGCCTGCCCGCTCGACGGAGGAGTCGTTCTGGGCGGCCCGCCGCCTCGTCGAACTGATCGCCGCCGACGGCCCCACCGTGATCGTGGTCGACGACGTGCAGTGGGCCCAGCCCCTGTTCCTCGACCTGCTCGATCATCTCGTGGAGTGGGTCGCCGGCCCCGCCCTCATCGTGGCCCTGGCCCGCCCCGAGATCCGCGAGATCCGGCCGACCCTCGCGGAGCGCGGACGCCGTGTCGCCGACGTCATTTCGCTCGAAGGGCTCGACGCCGCGACAACGGAGATGCTGGCCGCCCGTCTGCTCGGCGCCGATGAGCTCCCGGACGGTCTCGCGGTCAGACTCCCCGAGTCGACCGAAGGCAATCCGCTCTTCGTGCGCGAGCTCGTCCGGATGCTCGTGGACGACGGCACGATCGAGGAACGCAACGGCAGATGGGCGCTGTCCATCGACGCCGATGCCGTCGAGGTGCCGCCCACCATCCAATCGCTGCTCGCCAGCCGCGTGGAGCGCATGGACGACGAGGCTCGCCGCGTCGTGGAGATGGCCGCGGTCGTCGGATCCGAGTTCGCCCGCGGCGCGGTTGCCGCCCTTCTACCGGACATGGCCCACACCTCGCTCGACCGCATCCTCGAAGGACTGCGCCGGCGCGAGATCATCGATCCGACCGGCACCTACTGGGGCGACGAACCCGTCCTGCGGTTCCACCACGTCCTCATACGCGACGCGGCCTATCGCCGCCTCCTCAAGGAGCGGCGGGCCGACCTGCATCTCAAGGTGGCTGACTGGACCGAGACGATGGCGACCGCCACGGGCGCCGACCATGACCTCGCGATCGCCTTCCACCTCGAACAAGCCCACCGGTATCTCGGCGAGCTCGGTCCGTTCGATGACGCCGGACTCGCCGCAGGTGCCCGCGCCGCCGATCTCCTTGCCGCCGCGGCCAAGGGCGCGTTGCAACAGGACGACCTCGCGGCGGCCAGCTCGCTGGCCGTGCGGGCCCTCGCGCTGATCGATGCCGAGGACCCCCACCGGGCCGAGGTGCTGGTGATCGGGTGCGAGGCGTTCTTCCAGGCAGCGCGCGTGAACGACGCGGAGCCGCTGCTCGGCGAGCTGACCGAGCTGGCGGGTGACGATCGCCGCCTCGACGCCTGGGCCACGGCATTTCGGGGGAATCGCGTGGCGCTGACCGAACCCGACGGACTGGTCGAGGCCGAGCCCGAGGTTGCCGCGGCGGCCGAGACGTTGAGCGACCTCGGCGACGATGCCGGCGTGGCGAAGGCCCGCCTGGTGCGGGCGATGATCCTCGCCCGCCTCGGCCGGGTGGGCGACTGCGAAACCGAGCTCGATGCCGCCCTCCACGCAGCGCGAGCGGCAGACGACCGGAGGCGGATCACCGCCGTGCTGGGTGCCGCACCCGTCGCCGCGCTGTGGGGTCCGAGCCCTGTGGCGCGGGCCGGCGGTCGCTGTCTCGACATCATCCGACTACTCCGCATCACGTCGGCGTCACCCATGGTCGAGGCCACCTCCATCCGCTGCCAGGCCGTGCTGGAGGCGATGCGGGGACGCTTCGACGAGGCCCGCGAGCTCGCCTGGCGCTCCGCCGAGATCGTCGACGAGCTCGGTCTGCGCCACGGCGTGCTCGAGACGGAGATGTACCGCGGCTACATCGAACTCCTGGCCGACGACCCTGCCGCAGCCGAGCCCCATCTCCGCCGGGCCTTCGACGGCCTGGGTCAGCTCGGCGTGGGTGCCGACGCCGGCCAGGCCGCGGCCCATCTGGCCCGGGCGTTGCTGGCGCAGGGACGCCTCGACGAGGCGGCAGAGGTCGCGGAGCAGAGCGCAGCACTCGCCGGCCAGAACCTCCAGACGGCGATCGCCTCGCGCTCGGTGCGGGCCGAGCTGGCGTCGCGCCGTACCGACCACCGCACGGCGCATCGCTTGGCCGAGGAGGCCGTCGCGATTGCCGAGCGCACCGACCTGACGATGGACCATGCCCGGGCCGAGGTGGCACAGGCGACAGTGTTGCGCCGGGCCGGCGACGAGGCAGGGGCCGACGCCGCACAGTCCCGAGCGTCGGAGCTCCACGCGGCCAAGGGAGCGGAGTTCGGGGCCCAGCTGACACCGAGTGTCGGCGACCGCGTCACCGGGTCCCAGCCAACAGCGAATGCGGCTTCCGAGCTGCAACTCGAGTTCTGGGCGGCAGTCAGGGCCGGCGACGCCGACCGCGCCGCAGCACTCGTCGCCGACGACTGGTGGTCCGTCGACACGCGCCCGGGCCATTACCTCGACATGACGAAGGCGCAGCTGATGGAGCTCTTCGACCAGATCAGAGGCATCGGCGCAGGGGTCGCGCTGACGCCGATCTCCGTGCGCGGCGATCGGCTCGTACTCAGCCGGTGTCAGTCGAACGAAGACGGCGCGACCCACGACTATCTCGAGCTCGTCGAACTCGCCGACGACGGCCGAGCCGCGCGGGCCGCGTTCTACGACCATGACGACCTTCGGACCGCGCTCGACGAGCTCACCCAGCGGTACCGAGACGGCGAGGGCGCCGAGTTCGCAGAGATGGTCGATCTCGGCTGGCGGTTGGGCAAGGCGAGCGAGGCGCCGGCAGAAGACCAACCGGCGCTGCTGGCCGACGTCTGCCACGACGACATCGTCGTCATCGATCACCAACCCGTGGTCGGACTTCCCGACAGCGACCTGTCGACGCTCACCGAGCAGGGCATGCTCGACGCCGGGATGATCCTGGTCTCGGAGTATCTCCGCATCGGGCCGGGTGCGATCGTCGTCGGCCTCCACAAGCATCTCGACGGCGACCTGGTTCGGGACCAGTACCTGCTCGTCGTGATGCGCGACGGCAAGGCTGCACGCATGGAGTGGTTCGCCGCCGTACAGCGCGAACAAGCCGCGGCCCGGTTCGACGAGCTGACCTCGGATACGACGGCCGGTGACGGGCCTCGCGACAACGGCGCCTCCCTCCTGTTGCGACGGTTCTATGACCTCGCTACAAAACCCGACCAGCACGAGGCCGCGCTCGAGCTGGTCGCGGACGACTGGGAAGGCGACGACCGGCGACCGCTGGTGGGCACGTCGGTCACGAAGGCGGACCTGGCCGAATTTCACCTGCTCGGCCGGCCGCCGGCGACCGCGCCCGACATCGAGGTGATCGACACCGCCGGCGACGAGCTGGCGATGTGCTCGGTCAGGACGCGGACGGACGGCTCGGACCTCGCGATGCCGGCCCTCTTCGTGATCGAGACGGACGGGGAGCGGTTCCGCTCATCCGCCGTGTTCGACATCGACGATCGCGACCGGGCCGCGCGGGAGTTCGAGCGCCGCCGCTTCCGCCGCGAGGAGGGCGCGGCGTACGTCGAGACGCTCGACCTCTCCTGGAGCTATCGCAACCTGTTCTACGACCTCGAGGCGTTCCGGGACCTCCTCACCGACGACTTCGAGCTCGTCGATCACCGCGCCGTGAGCTTCGGCCGCCTGAACGCGGACGAGTACGTCGACGTTCTCGCGAATGCGCGGGAAGTTGCCGAGGGACGCCGGTTCGACCCCGGTCCCTATATCGCCGTCGACCACGGCGTGATACTCAGCGACACGTTGCTCTCGAATGCCGAGGCGAGCTGGCCCGTATTGATGATCACGGTCTACCGCGGCGATCTGATGGAGCGTCAGGAGCTGTTCGACCCCGCGGACCGCGACCGGGCCCTCGCCCGCTTCGAGGAACTGCGGCCCAGCCGTTCGGCCGTGCCGGGGGAGCTCCACAACCGGGCGACGGCGACGATGCGAGCGTTCTACACGGCGATGTACGACGACCGGGACCTGGAGCGCGCACGCGCGCTGCTCCACGACGACCTCATCGGCGTCGACAATCGCCCGCTGGTCGGCACCGACATCACCGCGGACCAGGTCCCCGACAACTTCCGTGAGCTGCTCTCGCACGACCATCTCGACTGGACGCTCGACACGCTCGCCGTGGCCGGTGAGTCGCTCGCGCTGTCACGGCTCGAGGTGACTCGCCCGGGATCGTCGTTCACGAGCTCGTACCTCATGGTCAACGAGGTCGACGCCGACGGGCTCGCCGTTGCCGCATGGTCCTGCGAACCCGACGACATCGAAGCGGCCCACGCCGAACTGGATCGGCGCTACCGCGCCGGCGAGGGAGCCGAGTTCGCCCCGACGACTGGTCACCCCCCACTCGGTGAGCTCCGCAACCCGGCGACGGACAACCTGCGGGCGTTCTACGCCGCGATGTTCAACGACCGCGACTTCGACACAGCGATGGCGTTCATGGCTGACGACTTCGTGGGAGAGGATCGCCGGGAGCTTGTCGGGTCGACGGTCGCGAAGCCGGACGTCTTCGAGAACTACCGGGAACTCCTCGAACACGACGGACGGATCGACTGGACGGTCGACGTGTTGGCGGTCGCGGGCGAACGGGTCGCCCTGACGCACGTCACCACGGTCCGCTCCGGCTCGAGCTTCGAAACGGAGTTCCTCCTCGTCGCAGAGGCCGACGAAGCGGGGCTCGCCACCGCGGTGGTCGCGTTCGGGACCGATGATCTCGAAGCCGCCGTCGACGAAATGACCGAGCGCTACATCGCCGGAGAAGGCGCGCCGTACGAGGAAATTGCCCGGGTCTCCAAGGCACTTGGAGATGCCCGCGCGAGGAACGACGCCGAAGCCAGTCGCCAACTGACAACCGACGACTTCGTGGTCGTCGACCACCGGGCCGCAGCCTTCGGCGAACTCGACTTGGAGGGCTATCTGACGCTGCTTCGCGCGGACGTCGAGGCGACGGGTGACCGCCCCATGGTCACCCGCCAGATCCTGGCCGCAGACGAGTCGATGCTTCTGTGCGAGACCGTCTCCGTCACCGACGCCGCAGAGTGGCCGATGATCTCGCTGCTCGTGATGCGAGACGGCCGAGTGTGTCGCGTGGAGGTGTGGCACCCCGGTGACCATGCGACCGCGCTCGCCCGCTTCGAGGAGCTCACCGCTGAGTCGCGCGAGTCTCGCAACCTCGTCATCGAGATGTTCGCTCAGCAGGAGGAGATCGGGCCCGGTGACTTCGACCCGCGGGAGGCGTTCAGCGACGCCGTGATCGTCGACCACCGCAGCGGGGTCATCCCGCTCGGGTCGATCGAGGACCTGGCGGGGTCGGTGGCGGCCTTCGACGAGCAGGGCATGGGCTTCTCCACGAGGGCCATCGCGTGGCGGGGCGAGTTCCTCGGTCTCTTCCGGATGACGCGCTCCACGCCCTCGGGACTGCGAGCGGTGATGTACAACCTCATCCAGGTCGACGCCGACCGTCGCCCTACCCGGCTCGAGACCTTCGGCGAGGACCAGCTCGACCAGTCGCTTCGGCGACTCGACGAACTGTGGTGGGACTCAGATGAGCCGGAGTTCCGGCCGTTCGCGGAGCTGCTTCGGCTGTTCGGCGACCGGATCTTCGCGGCCGACTGGGCCGGCGTGCGCGAGCTGCTCGATCCCGAGTTCCGCCACGTTCTGCACAAGAAGCTCGAGGTCGGACCATTTGACCTCGAGGGCTTTGTCGAGAACGGCCGGATCTGGAAGGACATGGCCGGATCGATCCAGCCCGTCATCCAGGAAGTCGTCCGCCACACCGACTCGGTCGCGCTGCTCCGACAGGATCTCCACGGACTCGACGAGGCCGGGCTCGAGAGCCAGTGGTCGGGGCTCGTCATCGGAGTCGGGGCCGGCGACAAGATCACCCGCTGGGAAGAGTTCGAGCCCGACGCCGTCGACGCAGCGCTGGCCCGCTTCGACGAACTCGCCCGAGGTGAGACAGAGGTCTGA
- a CDS encoding AzlD domain-containing protein has protein sequence MSVTVQILLVGLGSYALRGSFIAFASRLGEIPARANTALSMIPPAVLASIVADSLLFSGDSWRGLDEWHIALAVTTVVAWRTKSIALCLAVGMPLVWLLA, from the coding sequence ATGAGCGTCACCGTCCAGATCCTGCTCGTCGGACTCGGCAGCTACGCCCTCCGGGGAAGCTTCATCGCGTTCGCCTCGCGGCTCGGCGAGATTCCCGCGCGGGCCAACACGGCCCTGTCGATGATCCCGCCCGCGGTACTCGCGTCGATTGTCGCCGACAGCCTCCTGTTCAGCGGCGACTCGTGGCGTGGTCTCGACGAGTGGCACATCGCGCTCGCCGTCACGACCGTCGTCGCCTGGCGCACCAAGAGCATCGCCCTCTGCCTGGCCGTCGGCATGCCCCTCGTCTGGCTCCTCGCCTGA